In the genome of Pseudomonas sp. HS6, one region contains:
- a CDS encoding amidohydrolase family protein, with translation MLYDTLIRNALVIDGSNSPGYTADVAILDGRIARIGDLRDDRATDEIDAVGRVLAPGFIDVHTHDDTVVIRQPQMLPKLSQGVTTVIVGNCGISAAPVRLKGDPPDPMNLLGTAAAFVYPRFSDYRAAVEAANTTLNVAALVGHTALRSNHLDDLFRTATDDEIAAMREQLRESLEAGALGLSTGLAYASAFSASTDEVMQLTEELNAFGAVYTTHLRSEFEPVLEAMDEAFRIGRHAQSPVIISHLKCAGAGNWGRSPQLLASLEEAAKAHPVGCDCYPYAASSSTLDLKQVTDAHRITITWSTPYPDVSGRDLIDIAAEWNLSLLDAAKRLQPAGAVYYGMDENDVRRILAHPLSMVGSDGLPEDPFPHPRLWGAFPRVLGHFSRDVGLFPLHTAVHKMTGLSAARFGLKERGEIREGHWADLVLFDPATVRDVADFNDPQRAAQGIEGVWINGVLSYRDGQANGQRPGRFLARQGDLRDGFR, from the coding sequence ATGTTGTACGACACACTGATTCGCAACGCACTGGTCATCGACGGCAGCAACAGCCCCGGCTATACCGCCGACGTGGCGATCCTCGATGGCCGCATCGCGCGCATCGGTGACTTGCGCGACGACCGCGCCACCGATGAAATCGACGCCGTCGGCCGAGTGCTGGCACCGGGCTTCATCGACGTGCACACCCACGACGACACCGTGGTGATCCGCCAGCCGCAGATGTTGCCCAAGCTAAGTCAGGGCGTGACCACGGTGATTGTCGGCAACTGCGGCATCAGTGCAGCACCGGTCCGTCTCAAGGGCGATCCACCGGATCCGATGAACCTGCTCGGCACGGCCGCCGCATTCGTCTATCCACGTTTCAGCGATTACCGCGCGGCGGTCGAAGCGGCCAACACCACACTGAACGTCGCGGCACTGGTCGGCCACACGGCGCTGCGCAGCAATCACCTCGATGATCTGTTTCGCACCGCGACTGACGATGAAATCGCTGCGATGCGCGAGCAGTTGCGTGAAAGCCTGGAGGCGGGCGCCCTCGGTTTATCCACAGGTCTGGCGTATGCGAGTGCGTTCTCGGCGTCCACCGATGAAGTCATGCAGCTGACTGAAGAATTGAACGCGTTCGGCGCGGTGTACACCACCCATCTGCGTAGTGAATTCGAACCGGTGCTGGAGGCGATGGACGAAGCCTTCCGCATCGGACGCCACGCTCAATCTCCAGTCATTATTTCCCACCTCAAATGCGCCGGTGCCGGTAACTGGGGGCGCAGTCCGCAGTTGCTCGCTTCGCTGGAAGAGGCGGCAAAGGCTCACCCGGTCGGCTGCGATTGCTATCCGTACGCGGCGAGTTCTTCGACGCTGGATCTTAAGCAGGTCACCGACGCCCATCGCATCACCATTACCTGGTCGACCCCGTATCCTGATGTCAGTGGTCGCGACTTGATCGACATCGCCGCCGAATGGAATCTGTCATTGCTCGACGCCGCCAAACGCCTGCAACCGGCGGGTGCGGTGTATTACGGCATGGACGAGAACGATGTACGCCGGATCCTCGCTCATCCGCTGTCGATGGTCGGTTCCGACGGCCTGCCGGAAGACCCGTTCCCGCATCCGCGTCTGTGGGGGGCTTTCCCTCGGGTGCTCGGCCATTTCAGTCGTGATGTCGGCCTGTTTCCGCTGCACACCGCCGTGCACAAGATGACCGGTCTGTCGGCGGCGCGTTTCGGTCTGAAGGAAAGGGGCGAGATTCGTGAAGGACACTGGGCGGATCTGGTGTTGTTCGACCCGGCGACCGTGCGTGACGTGGCGGATTTCAACGACCCGCAACGCGCCGCCCAAGGCATCGAGGGTGTGTGGATCAATGGCGTTTTGAGTTACCGAGACGGTCAGGCCAATGGCCAAAGACCAGGGCGGTTCCTGGCGCGCCAAGGCGATCTGCGCGACGGCTTTCGTTGA
- a CDS encoding MFS transporter encodes MYLIFFGFFAAEGIIYPFWPTWLNSLGFSASQIGLLIAAVYWPQVVTGVLITYVADWRVDQLRLAAFLGFSAALCTLLFYFMPVHLWGFVCLSILFGGLWMVVLPLSESYLLKRDKQALQNYGWVRAVGSSAFILTSTLGGLLFAQYSQSWVPVVIAVCMLLTALACLWLKRQVSRAHLEPVSRTIERPDWRALFAQKSLLIAIAAASFIQLSHTLYFSTASIGWGVKGYSSTAIGVFWSVAVIAEITYFAFSNKVLSYCSPLSIVMFSSVCAAARWALFSDGDAVPVILLGQCLHALSFAAYHSAIMRCIRDHAPPDIQVFTQGVYYSLAVALPMGLATPFAGYLYETQPQWSWYVMALFALMGTVLAFIAHQKMRSATDDTTNVYSRLL; translated from the coding sequence ATGTATCTGATCTTTTTCGGGTTCTTTGCGGCAGAAGGCATCATCTACCCGTTTTGGCCAACGTGGCTGAATTCGCTGGGCTTCAGTGCCAGCCAGATTGGCCTGTTGATCGCGGCGGTCTATTGGCCCCAGGTGGTGACCGGCGTCTTGATTACCTACGTGGCCGATTGGCGCGTGGACCAACTGCGGCTCGCGGCGTTTCTCGGTTTCTCGGCAGCGTTGTGTACGTTGTTGTTCTATTTCATGCCGGTGCACCTGTGGGGATTCGTGTGCCTGAGCATCCTGTTTGGCGGTCTGTGGATGGTGGTGTTGCCGCTGTCCGAGTCCTATCTGCTCAAGCGTGACAAGCAAGCCCTGCAGAACTATGGCTGGGTCCGCGCGGTGGGCTCTTCGGCGTTTATCCTGACATCGACCCTCGGCGGGCTGTTGTTCGCGCAGTACAGCCAGTCATGGGTGCCGGTGGTGATTGCGGTGTGCATGCTGCTCACTGCACTGGCGTGCCTGTGGCTGAAACGCCAGGTCTCCCGTGCACATCTGGAACCGGTCAGCCGCACGATTGAACGACCGGACTGGAGGGCGCTGTTCGCGCAAAAAAGTCTGTTGATTGCGATTGCGGCGGCCAGCTTCATTCAACTGAGCCACACCCTGTACTTTTCCACGGCGTCGATCGGCTGGGGCGTGAAGGGCTATTCTTCAACCGCCATCGGGGTGTTCTGGTCAGTAGCGGTGATCGCGGAAATCACCTATTTCGCGTTCTCCAACAAAGTCCTGTCGTACTGTTCGCCGTTGTCCATTGTGATGTTTTCCAGTGTCTGCGCGGCGGCGCGCTGGGCGTTGTTTTCCGACGGCGATGCGGTGCCGGTGATCCTGTTGGGACAATGCCTGCACGCCTTGAGTTTTGCGGCGTACCACTCGGCGATCATGCGCTGCATTCGCGATCACGCCCCACCAGATATCCAGGTCTTTACCCAGGGTGTCTATTACTCGCTGGCGGTTGCCTTGCCCATGGGTTTGGCCACACCCTTTGCCGGGTATCTGTACGAGACGCAGCCACAATGGTCCTGGTATGTCATGGCGCTGTTTGCCCTGATGGGAACCGTGCTGGCATTCATTGCTCACCAGAAAATGCGAAGTGCAACCGATGACACAACGAACGTTTACAGCCGTCTGCTTTGA
- a CDS encoding YdcF family protein, whose product MTPTLRHATVLWNFLGAGRQHSECELIVVCGSYDLRVCDYACQLLKKGVAPHLLFTGNTGNWTKHLWERTEADIFAQRAMIQGVSPDQFTLESRATNFAENIAFARALFPDVRRATFLTKPNSIRRVALTVPVQWPGLEAWVDAPSFSFPGEVSNLIGVLGLIDEMVGDVHRIMVYPSLGFQVEQVIPEEVEVAWRYLIEQGFDHHLIKGRH is encoded by the coding sequence ATGACACCGACCTTGCGACACGCGACCGTCCTGTGGAATTTCCTGGGAGCAGGGCGCCAACACAGTGAGTGTGAGCTGATCGTGGTGTGCGGCTCCTACGACCTGCGGGTCTGTGATTACGCCTGCCAGTTGCTGAAAAAAGGCGTCGCCCCGCATCTGTTGTTCACCGGCAATACCGGAAATTGGACGAAGCATTTGTGGGAACGGACCGAAGCCGATATTTTTGCGCAACGGGCCATGATTCAAGGCGTTTCACCGGATCAATTCACCCTCGAATCCCGTGCCACCAACTTCGCCGAGAACATCGCGTTTGCCCGGGCGTTGTTCCCGGACGTGCGCCGGGCGACGTTCCTGACCAAGCCGAATTCGATCCGGCGCGTGGCGTTGACCGTGCCCGTTCAATGGCCAGGGCTTGAGGCCTGGGTGGATGCGCCGTCCTTCAGTTTTCCGGGGGAGGTCAGCAACCTGATCGGGGTCCTGGGGCTGATCGACGAAATGGTCGGGGATGTGCACCGGATCATGGTTTACCCTTCGCTGGGCTTTCAGGTCGAGCAGGTGATTCCCGAGGAAGTCGAGGTAGCCTGGCGCTACCTGATCGAACAAGGATTCGATCACCATTTGATCAAAGGCAGACACTGA
- a CDS encoding glyoxalase superfamily protein, whose translation MSFGKTTPILRIFDEAKAVEFYVDFLGFKIDWQHRFEPGFPLYLQVSRGECVLHLSEHHGDATPGSALRIETDELEAFQQQLVAKNYKFSHPGIQAMPWGSQDMTIADPFGNRLVFTNAISL comes from the coding sequence ATGAGCTTCGGCAAAACCACCCCGATCCTGCGGATTTTCGATGAAGCCAAGGCCGTGGAATTCTACGTCGATTTCCTCGGCTTCAAGATCGATTGGCAGCATCGTTTCGAACCCGGTTTCCCGTTGTACCTGCAGGTTTCGCGCGGTGAGTGCGTACTGCATTTGTCCGAACACCACGGAGATGCAACCCCGGGTTCGGCCCTGCGGATCGAGACCGATGAACTGGAGGCGTTTCAGCAACAGTTGGTCGCCAAGAACTACAAATTCTCGCACCCGGGCATCCAGGCCATGCCGTGGGGCAGCCAGGACATGACCATCGCCGACCCGTTCGGCAACCGTCTGGTGTTCACCAACGCGATCAGCCTCTGA
- a CDS encoding HAD family phosphatase has product MTQRTFTAVCFDMDGVLIQSRQVIELAWTTVARKYGVTVDQAFIDDHIHGRPGGYTLLALFGQFDEQQRVVIKQEVDAIEEVSICALVPGVAAFIAELNGRVPLALVTSSWRARVDHVLQQHDLTSVFDCIICRDDVRSGKPAPDPYRLAASRLERQSDECLVFEDSVSGVQSAVSSGALCIGIGDDPTLTAHGALRTYADFTALPVSQSGVDTHLYADGGLFISGQVAQRFARS; this is encoded by the coding sequence ATGACACAACGAACGTTTACAGCCGTCTGCTTTGATATGGATGGCGTGCTGATCCAGTCGCGCCAGGTCATCGAACTGGCCTGGACCACGGTGGCGCGCAAGTACGGTGTGACGGTCGATCAGGCCTTCATCGACGATCACATTCACGGTCGCCCGGGCGGTTACACCCTGCTGGCCCTGTTTGGTCAGTTTGACGAGCAGCAGCGTGTGGTGATCAAGCAGGAAGTCGATGCCATCGAAGAGGTTTCGATCTGCGCGCTGGTGCCGGGCGTTGCTGCGTTCATCGCCGAATTGAATGGGCGGGTGCCGCTGGCGCTGGTGACCAGCAGTTGGCGAGCGCGAGTCGACCACGTTTTGCAGCAACACGACCTGACGTCGGTTTTCGACTGCATCATCTGCCGCGACGATGTGCGCAGTGGCAAACCGGCTCCCGATCCTTATCGTCTGGCCGCCTCCCGACTGGAGCGTCAGAGCGATGAATGCCTGGTCTTCGAAGATTCCGTCAGCGGCGTGCAGTCGGCGGTCAGCAGCGGCGCGCTGTGTATCGGAATCGGCGACGATCCGACGCTGACTGCCCACGGGGCACTGCGGACGTACGCGGATTTCACAGCGCTCCCGGTCTCGCAGAGCGGGGTGGATACACACCTCTATGCCGACGGTGGATTGTTTATCAGCGGGCAGGTTGCCCAGAGGTTCGCACGCTCATGA
- a CDS encoding glycerol-3-phosphate dehydrogenase/oxidase: protein MCADWNAEWRQQILLTLAGETWDLIVIGGGISGAGILREAARRGWRCLLLEQRDFAWGTSSRSSKMVHGGLRYIAKGQWRLTRDSVRERQRLLDEAPGLVEPMSFMMPHYRGGFPGPRVLGGLLSIYDALAGRRDHRFHDARQLRYLAPGVKEHDLLGGTCFVDALTDDARLVMRVLSEARADDAVVLNGMRVEHLLRENGRVCGVQVEDCEAGASLQLRCGVLAVATGAWAERLRPPEAPRQLRPLRGSHLLLPGWRLPVAQAFTFLHERDRRPVFVFPWEGATVVGTTDLDHRENLDQSASISTDELDYLLAACRQQFPGAEVTAADVLSTWSGVRPVVGGTAGEHQDKPSNETREHVLWQEPGCVTLAGGKLTTFRPQAIEVLKACADMLNRSFEDHAAPVFAAVPPLAIPGLSPGQWRRLAGRHGRDLPRLAQLLTELGHETVGATDTLWAELAFACEAEMVLHLDDLLLRRTRLGLLLPRGGAEYFPAIRQLCQPRLGWNDEHWQQEQQRYQALWQRHHGLPDIAQ, encoded by the coding sequence ATGTGCGCGGACTGGAACGCCGAATGGCGCCAGCAAATCCTGCTCACGTTGGCGGGTGAAACCTGGGATTTGATCGTGATTGGCGGCGGCATCAGCGGCGCCGGCATCCTGCGTGAAGCCGCACGCCGTGGCTGGCGCTGCCTGCTGCTGGAGCAGCGTGATTTTGCCTGGGGCACCTCCAGTCGGTCTTCGAAAATGGTCCATGGCGGTTTGCGTTATATCGCCAAGGGCCAGTGGCGACTGACCCGCGATTCGGTGCGCGAACGCCAGCGTCTGCTCGACGAAGCGCCGGGACTGGTGGAGCCGATGAGTTTCATGATGCCGCACTATCGCGGCGGCTTTCCCGGGCCGCGAGTGTTGGGTGGTCTGTTGTCGATCTATGACGCATTGGCCGGACGCCGCGACCATCGTTTCCATGATGCGCGGCAACTGCGTTATCTGGCGCCTGGCGTGAAAGAACATGACCTGCTGGGAGGCACCTGTTTTGTCGATGCACTGACCGATGACGCGCGGCTGGTGATGCGCGTGTTGAGCGAAGCGCGGGCCGATGACGCGGTGGTGCTCAACGGCATGCGTGTCGAACATCTGTTGCGGGAAAACGGGCGGGTGTGCGGGGTTCAGGTAGAGGATTGCGAGGCCGGCGCATCGCTGCAACTGCGTTGTGGTGTGTTGGCGGTGGCTACCGGAGCCTGGGCCGAACGCTTGCGCCCTCCCGAAGCGCCACGACAGTTGCGCCCGTTGCGTGGCAGTCATTTGCTGCTGCCGGGCTGGCGCTTGCCGGTGGCGCAAGCCTTCACGTTTCTGCATGAGCGTGATCGTCGGCCAGTGTTCGTTTTCCCGTGGGAAGGCGCCACAGTGGTCGGCACCACCGACCTCGATCACCGCGAGAATCTGGACCAGAGCGCGAGTATCAGCACCGACGAACTCGACTATCTTCTGGCCGCCTGCCGACAGCAGTTTCCCGGCGCTGAAGTGACAGCCGCCGACGTGCTTTCAACCTGGTCCGGCGTGCGCCCGGTGGTGGGCGGTACGGCGGGTGAGCATCAGGACAAACCGTCGAACGAAACCCGTGAACATGTGCTGTGGCAGGAGCCGGGTTGCGTCACCCTGGCCGGCGGCAAACTCACGACGTTCCGCCCGCAAGCCATCGAAGTGCTCAAGGCGTGCGCCGACATGCTCAACCGTTCTTTCGAAGATCATGCCGCGCCAGTGTTTGCCGCCGTTCCGCCACTGGCGATCCCGGGTCTCAGCCCCGGTCAGTGGCGACGTCTGGCCGGGCGACACGGCCGTGACCTGCCGAGGCTGGCGCAACTGCTCACCGAACTGGGCCATGAAACGGTCGGCGCCACCGACACCTTGTGGGCGGAACTGGCCTTCGCCTGTGAAGCGGAAATGGTCCTGCACCTGGATGACCTGCTGCTGCGTCGAACCCGTCTCGGCCTGTTACTGCCCCGTGGCGGCGCGGAGTATTTCCCGGCCATTCGCCAACTCTGCCAACCACGGCTGGGCTGGAACGACGAACACTGGCAACAGGAACAGCAACGCTACCAGGCGTTATGGCAACGCCATCACGGCCTGCCGGATATCGCGCAGTGA
- a CDS encoding AraC family transcriptional regulator, producing MQSLGFTSVPPLLKYLRHAEHLGMAIEPALAAAGLQPQQLSDNSLRLPGETHERLLDYFCEHSGDPLFGLNAANFVLPNSWSVLGYITMNCATLGDAMSRIMPFEKLVGDMGVSRAEVQDSHVHLIWSCRFERPRIRRHLVENVLGSWLQYARWIADTQLSPAAVWLEHSRPADTTLEQYEQFFECPVLFDQPYSALIVPLPYLQLPLRQADAHLLRTLEEHAQSLMATLEDASLEQRVKSILRQLLKEGLPRKEQVAEHLAVSVRTLQRQLHQAGTSYQQILDDLRQELAEHYLLNSTLPIQDIAQYLGFTEPRSFHRTFKSRRGMPPGEFRQTHRVSGGAE from the coding sequence ATGCAATCGCTCGGCTTCACCTCCGTTCCGCCACTGCTCAAGTACCTGCGCCATGCCGAACACCTGGGCATGGCCATCGAGCCTGCGTTGGCGGCGGCGGGGTTGCAGCCGCAGCAGTTGAGCGACAACAGCCTGCGCCTGCCGGGCGAAACCCATGAGCGGTTGCTCGATTACTTTTGCGAACACTCGGGCGATCCGCTGTTTGGCCTCAACGCCGCGAATTTCGTCCTGCCCAACTCATGGAGCGTGCTGGGCTACATCACCATGAACTGCGCGACACTGGGCGATGCCATGAGCCGCATCATGCCGTTCGAAAAACTGGTGGGCGACATGGGCGTCAGCCGCGCCGAGGTGCAGGACAGCCACGTGCACCTGATCTGGAGCTGCCGTTTTGAACGCCCGCGAATTCGCCGGCATCTGGTGGAAAACGTGCTCGGCTCCTGGCTGCAATACGCACGCTGGATCGCCGATACCCAACTGTCGCCGGCCGCCGTGTGGCTGGAACACTCACGCCCGGCGGACACGACGCTGGAACAGTACGAACAGTTTTTCGAATGCCCGGTGCTGTTCGATCAGCCCTACTCCGCGCTGATTGTGCCTTTGCCATATTTGCAGTTGCCGTTGCGCCAGGCTGATGCGCATTTGCTGCGCACTCTCGAAGAACACGCACAAAGCCTGATGGCGACACTGGAGGATGCGTCGCTGGAGCAGCGGGTCAAAAGCATCCTGCGCCAGTTGCTCAAGGAAGGTCTGCCGCGCAAGGAACAAGTGGCCGAACATCTCGCCGTGTCCGTGCGCACGCTGCAACGCCAGTTGCATCAGGCTGGCACGTCATATCAGCAGATTCTCGATGACTTGCGCCAGGAACTGGCCGAGCATTACCTGCTCAACAGTACCTTGCCGATTCAGGACATCGCCCAGTATCTGGGCTTCACCGAACCGCGCTCGTTTCACCGCACGTTCAAGAGCCGACGCGGGATGCCGCCCGGGGAGTTTCGGCAGACTCACCGGGTTAGTGGTGGTGCCGAATAA
- a CDS encoding FGGY-family carbohydrate kinase — translation MDNHPNKRYLLAIDNGTQSVRALLFDLQGNLLGKGKVELQAYYSTQPGWAEQDPEYYWAKLGEACQQVWAQTGIDRSQIAGVSLTTQRGTVINVDAQGKPLRPAILWLDQRQSEVEGGIKGPWGWLFKLAGAQATVDYFRAQAEANWIARHQPDVWAATDKFLLLSGFLTHRLCGRFVDSVGCCVGYLPFDFKRLRWAAPRDWKWQALAVRPEQLPTLHKPGETLGHISAEASRHTGIPEGVPLIAAGADKACEVLGSGVVDSGTVCLSYGTTATITSTRSRYLEIVPLIPPYPSAVPDQYNCEVMIYRGYWMVSWFKNEFGLREMQQAREQGIEPEQLFDALVEAVPPGSMGLMLQPYWSPGIREPGVEAKGAMIGFGDVHTRAHIYRAILEGLAYALRQGMEKIEKRSKISVTRLRVAGGGSQSDAAMQLTANIFGLPAERPHVYEASGLGAAICCAVGLGLHADFPTAIAAMTRVGAVFTPQPEAQQVYERLYRDVYLRMYRQLKPLYQSIRKITGYPA, via the coding sequence ATGGACAACCACCCGAACAAGCGTTACCTGCTGGCCATCGACAATGGCACCCAGAGCGTGCGCGCGCTGCTCTTCGATTTGCAGGGCAATCTGCTCGGCAAGGGCAAGGTTGAATTGCAGGCCTATTACTCGACGCAACCGGGCTGGGCCGAGCAGGATCCGGAATATTACTGGGCGAAACTGGGCGAGGCCTGCCAGCAGGTGTGGGCGCAAACCGGTATCGATCGTTCGCAGATTGCCGGGGTTTCTCTCACGACGCAGCGCGGCACGGTGATCAACGTCGATGCTCAGGGCAAACCGTTGCGCCCGGCGATTCTCTGGCTTGATCAGCGCCAGAGCGAAGTCGAAGGCGGGATCAAGGGACCGTGGGGCTGGCTGTTCAAACTGGCCGGCGCGCAGGCCACCGTGGATTACTTTCGCGCCCAGGCCGAGGCCAACTGGATCGCCCGTCATCAGCCTGACGTGTGGGCGGCGACCGACAAGTTTCTATTGCTCTCGGGGTTTCTCACGCATCGCCTGTGCGGGCGCTTCGTCGACTCGGTGGGCTGTTGCGTCGGCTACTTGCCGTTCGACTTCAAACGCCTGCGCTGGGCCGCGCCGCGTGACTGGAAATGGCAGGCGCTGGCGGTGCGTCCCGAGCAACTGCCGACCTTGCACAAACCCGGTGAAACCCTCGGCCACATAAGCGCCGAAGCGAGCAGACACACCGGCATTCCCGAAGGCGTTCCGCTGATCGCAGCGGGGGCCGACAAGGCCTGTGAAGTGCTCGGCTCCGGCGTCGTCGACTCGGGCACGGTGTGCCTGTCTTACGGCACCACGGCGACGATCACCAGCACCCGCTCGCGCTATCTGGAAATCGTCCCGTTGATTCCGCCGTACCCGTCGGCGGTGCCGGATCAGTACAACTGCGAGGTGATGATTTATCGCGGCTACTGGATGGTCAGCTGGTTCAAGAATGAGTTCGGCCTGCGGGAGATGCAGCAGGCCAGGGAGCAGGGCATCGAGCCTGAGCAACTGTTCGATGCCCTGGTCGAGGCGGTGCCGCCGGGCTCGATGGGGTTGATGCTGCAACCGTACTGGTCGCCGGGGATTCGCGAGCCGGGTGTGGAAGCCAAGGGCGCGATGATCGGCTTCGGCGACGTGCACACCCGCGCGCACATTTACCGGGCGATCCTGGAAGGACTGGCCTATGCCTTGCGCCAAGGCATGGAGAAAATCGAGAAGCGTTCGAAGATCTCCGTCACCCGTTTACGTGTTGCTGGCGGTGGCTCGCAAAGTGATGCGGCGATGCAACTCACGGCGAACATTTTCGGCCTTCCGGCGGAGCGGCCGCACGTCTATGAAGCGTCCGGTCTGGGCGCGGCGATTTGCTGCGCGGTGGGGCTGGGGCTGCACGCGGATTTCCCCACGGCGATAGCGGCGATGACCCGGGTTGGCGCGGTGTTCACGCCGCAGCCCGAGGCGCAGCAGGTCTATGAGCGACTGTACAGGGACGTCTATCTGCGCATGTATCGGCAGCTCAAACCGCTGTACCAGAGCATTCGCAAGATCACCGGTTACCCGGCGTGA
- a CDS encoding FAD-binding oxidoreductase: MRRWNGWGDATTVVELPAQGASFLHERLGDGRALPDATLEAALARVPVSRLAEHALYSIDAHDRLLHARGQSLPDWLALREGALGNYPDAVAFPETAEHIRQLLALAQAQDLCLIPYGGGTSVAGHINPPESTRPVVTVSLARMNRLIDLDEQSLLATFGPGASGPQVESQLRARGYTLGHFPQSWELSTLGGWVASRSSGQQSLRYGRIEQLFAGGTLETFAGPLQIPTFPASAAGPDLREVVLGCEGRFGIISEVKVRVSALPADERFYGVFLPSWSKALQAIQQLAQARVPLSMLRLSNAVETETQLALAGHPQQIAWLEKYLSLRGAGQGKCLLTFGVTGNRKQNALSLNQARQHLKAFGGVFTGTLLGKKWAQNRFRFPYLRENLWNAGYVVDTLETATDWSNVDNLLNLIENSLRDALAAEGECVHVFTHLSHVYGEGSSIYTTYVFRPAADYPATLARWKALKHAASQTIVDNHGTISHQHGVGKDHAPYLLREKGVLAMDTLQALSRHFDPAGRLNPGTLLQE, translated from the coding sequence ATGCGACGCTGGAACGGCTGGGGAGATGCAACCACGGTGGTCGAACTGCCGGCCCAGGGCGCAAGTTTTCTCCATGAACGGCTAGGGGACGGTCGAGCGCTGCCCGACGCAACGCTTGAAGCAGCATTGGCCCGCGTGCCGGTCTCGCGGCTGGCGGAGCACGCCTTGTACAGCATCGATGCCCATGACCGTCTGCTGCATGCCCGCGGCCAGAGCCTGCCGGACTGGCTGGCGCTGCGCGAGGGGGCGCTGGGTAACTATCCCGACGCCGTGGCGTTCCCGGAAACCGCCGAACACATCCGCCAGTTGCTGGCCCTCGCCCAGGCGCAGGACCTGTGCCTGATTCCCTACGGCGGCGGCACGTCGGTGGCCGGGCACATCAACCCGCCAGAGTCGACGCGGCCCGTGGTGACGGTGTCCCTGGCGCGGATGAATCGCCTGATCGACCTTGATGAACAAAGCCTGCTGGCGACTTTCGGCCCCGGCGCCAGTGGGCCGCAGGTAGAAAGTCAACTGCGCGCCCGAGGCTACACGCTGGGGCACTTCCCGCAGTCGTGGGAGTTGTCGACGCTGGGTGGTTGGGTGGCCAGTCGTTCCAGTGGTCAGCAATCGCTGCGCTATGGGCGGATCGAGCAGTTGTTCGCCGGCGGAACCCTGGAAACCTTTGCCGGGCCGCTACAGATTCCAACCTTCCCGGCCTCCGCGGCCGGCCCTGATCTGCGCGAAGTGGTGCTGGGTTGCGAGGGGCGTTTCGGGATCATTTCCGAGGTCAAGGTGCGAGTCAGTGCGCTGCCGGCCGACGAACGTTTTTACGGTGTGTTTCTGCCCAGTTGGAGCAAGGCGCTGCAAGCCATACAGCAACTGGCGCAAGCGCGGGTGCCGCTGTCGATGCTGCGCCTGTCCAACGCGGTGGAAACCGAAACCCAACTGGCACTGGCCGGCCATCCGCAACAGATCGCCTGGCTGGAAAAGTACCTGAGCCTACGCGGCGCCGGGCAGGGCAAGTGCCTGCTGACTTTCGGCGTGACCGGCAATCGCAAGCAAAATGCGCTATCCCTGAATCAGGCCCGTCAGCATCTGAAAGCGTTTGGTGGTGTGTTTACCGGCACGCTGCTCGGCAAGAAGTGGGCGCAGAACCGTTTCCGTTTTCCTTATCTGCGGGAGAACCTGTGGAACGCCGGTTACGTGGTCGACACCCTGGAAACCGCCACCGACTGGAGCAACGTCGACAACCTGCTCAACCTGATCGAAAACAGCCTGCGCGACGCGTTGGCGGCGGAGGGTGAGTGCGTGCACGTGTTCACGCATCTGTCCCACGTCTACGGCGAAGGTTCGAGCATCTACACCACCTACGTGTTTCGCCCGGCAGCGGACTATCCCGCGACGCTGGCACGCTGGAAGGCCCTCAAGCACGCGGCCAGCCAGACCATCGTCGACAACCACGGCACCATCAGCCATCAGCACGGCGTGGGCAAGGATCATGCGCCGTACCTGTTGCGCGAGAAGGGCGTTTTGGCGATGGACACCTTGCAGGCGCTGAGCCGGCACTTCGACCCGGCCGGGCGCCTGAACCCCGGCACGTTGTTGCAGGAGTGA